The genome window GCGGGAAAGAGCACCTCGGAGAAGGTTCAGCTCGCCGGTTTGACCGTGCCGTTCGCGATCACCGCGACCGTGACGAACAACGCCGTCACGGTCGGATCCTCCGGCACCGGGACTCCCCGGGTCGTGGTGACCATCGCCGCCGTGAACACGCATCTGACCAACCCTCAGATCACCGATGACCTCGGCAACCGCATGACGTTCAACCTCGTCCTGACCGTGGGGCAGTTCCTCGTGATCGACCTGGACAAGAAAACGATCCTGCTGAACGGCACCGCCTCACGGCGCACCGCCCTACGAGGATCGTGGATCAACCCCCGCCCGGGCATGACCCTCACCTTCAACGCTGAGGGTTCCTCTCCACCAACCAGGCCACCGCCACCGTGGCCTGGACTGACACCTGGAATTAGGAGGGCCTACTGTGCCTCTTGACGCAATCGACCCCAGCTTCATCAACGCGCCCTCCCCCGCTGGCCCTCCCCTCTACACGGGAGAGTCCCTGCGCCGTGACATCGGCGGGCTCCTGGCCCCCGGTGCCGCGGTGGGGACCAGCCGCAGCGGTGTCCTTGACGCCCGCGCCCTGGCGATCACCCTCTCGGGCAACAATGTCCTGGCAACGGCAGGGCCGGCAGCGGTCGCGTCCAGTACGGGAGCGTACCTCACCGGACTGGCCACTTCAGCCACCGTTGACCCCCTGGTCGCAGCGGATGCGAACAACCCCCGCCGTGACCGGGTGATCCTTCAGGTCTGGGACCCCAGCAACCCGCAGAATGACGGCACCAGCGGCGGGACGAACCGTAAGGGTGTCGTCCGGATACTCACCGGGGACCCGGACCCGCTCGCCACCACGGGCGGCGGGGTGAAGCCCGAACCAGGTCTGGCCCTGACTCTGGCGTTCATCGACGTCCCCAAGGCCGGAAGCGGCTCCCCCGTGGTAACCGATCAGCGGCCAATCACCGCAGCAGCGGGAGCACCGATCCCGGTCAACAGCCTGGCCGAGGCCCGCGCCCTGCCCAAGGTGCGCGGCCTGCAGAGGCTCCGCATGGACCTTCCCGGGTTCCCCACGCAGGTCTACAACGGCACCGTCTGGACCCATGTCGGACCGTGGAAGCGCACCACCTTCACCGTCAATTCCACGAACATCCCCACCTCGGCCAGTGATGGCACCGGCTCCCGTGCCGTGGCGACCATGTCGATGAACGCGGAAGCCTACGACCGGCGCATGAAGGTCTTCGTCCAGACCAGCGTGAACTCGGGTGCCATCGCCTCCGGGATCAGCCGGTGGGATGTGTGCGCATCCCTCATGCAGTCCCAGGCATCCAACGCCCAGACCCGCTCCCCGCTGTGCTGGACAGCCCCCGGCAACTACCTGATGAGCAGCTACATCGAAACCGAAGAGATCATCGTCCCGGCAAACTCCCTGCCCATCCCGCGCTTCTGGGTGGACAAGGTCACCGGCAACGTCTTCACGGGCGTGTCCGTGGATCCGAAGATCACGAAGTTCTGGGTTGAGGAATGCCCCGCTGACGAAGCCTAGGAGGTGCCGTGAGGTTCATCATCTGTGACCTGATCACCGGCACCGTCCTAGACGAAGCGCCCCTGGTCATCGCGGAGGACCTGACCCGCCAGCTCAAGGGCGTGGGCGAGGGCAAGTTCTTCGCCCCGTTCTTCGACGGGGAAGGCCGCCTCTACAAGAGCCGGTACTGGGAGAAGCTGATCGTTCCGTGGAAGTCCCTCATCCTCGTCACCGACGAGGATGGCCGGATCATCTGGCACGGGATCCCCAACAGCACCGCCACACCAGGTATCAACGGTCAGGAAATCCCCTGCAGGACCGTGGAGGAATACCTTCTGCGCCGGTACATGCCCACCGCCGAGTTCCTTGACGTCGACCAGGCCAACATCTTCGCCGCCATGATCAACGCCGCGAACGTCAACGGCATCGGCCTCGAGGTGGACGCCCCACTGACGGGGGTGATCTTGGAACGCCTCTATCAGGACGCGGAGAACACCAGGATCGGGGACCGTCTCACGGAACTGTCCAACGCTTCCCCGGCTTCGACTGGATGATTGATATCCAATGGGCCGACGCCGCCCAGTCGCGGGTGCGGAAGATCGCACGGATGCGCCCCACCATGGGCAACCGCACCACCACCCCGGAGCACGCGTTCATCTCCGGGGTGAACATCACCGACGCCACCCCAGAGACCCGGTGGGGCCAGGGAGACGCCGCGACCCTCGTCACCGCAGTCGGCGACGGTGAAGGCGAATCCCGGCTGATCTCCGCACCCGGGATCGACACCATCCGGGAAGCCGCTGGATGGCCACGCCTGGAAGAACGCCGCAACTTCTCCGGCGTGGACAGCGAAGAAACCATCGCCGCCCACATGGCCCGCATGAAGCAAGCGTTCTTCGGCGGCCAGACCCTCGTGACTCTTGAAGCGAAGATCCCCGGCGACGGGGACTACTACACCGGGCCGGCGGACCTGACCCTGGGCGATACCGCACAGGTCAACGTCCGCGTCGGGCAAGACCCCGTCGACCTGGACGAGTTCGCCATCGAGCTTGATGCTGTCTGGCCTGTCATCGGGTACTCCCTGAGCCAGGACATGAAGACCTGGAAGCCGACCCTTGCCGACCTGACAGGAGGTGACATTGGTGCCAGTGGATAACAGCTTCATCCCCCGCCCCTTCGGTGTCACCGATGCGCGGAACCGGGTCGATGAGCTGGCACGGAAGCAGCAGGCCCTTGACGGGGCCAACCGGAACAGCTCATCCACCATCCCGCCAGGTGGCACACTCCGCGTCGAAGGCGGCGTCCTCGTCCCCGGCGGGCAGATCAGCGTGACCGGGGGCGGCAACATCTCCACCACCGCCGACGGCATCGACCGCTATACCAACCAGCCAATCAAGGTCAGCACCAGTCTGGGCAACCGGGAAGTGATCGAACCCTGGACGGGCCTGCCGGTGCTGCGGCCCGGGATCTGGCTAGCGAATACTTCCTACCAGACCGACCCCGCCAACATGGCATCTTTGACGTCACGCTACGGCGACAACATCGAAATCCAGTCCCTGAACTACACCGACAGCGAAGGTAGGCGTTGGCGTTCAGCGGCGAACATCGACCCGGCAGGAGCGAGCCTGTACTGGAGCCGTCAAGACGGCGACCCGGCAAGCCCCTCCACCGGGGGAACGTCCCAATCCGGAGGCCTGTCGGTCAGCCTGGATTCTGCACTGTCCGTGGCAACCTACGTGCGCAACGCAGCACCGGACGACCCAGCGGTCATCCACACCAACACAGCGCTCAGCATGCGCCCCTGGGGCGGGCAGATGGGCCCACCGGACGGTCTCCAGATCCGGTACGAGCAGAGCGACTACAACGGCACCTACATCAACAAGGGCCTGTTCAAGTTCGACAAAGACGGCCTGATGACCCTCCACAGTGAGAAGGGTGCCAACAAGGTAGACGTCATCCACACTGGTGACGGCGTGCTGACCCTGAAGGGCAGCAACAGCGTCAACGTGGTGGGGACCTTCACTGTCAACGGCTCACCCGTGGGCGGGGCCGTGACGAGTGTGGCCGGTAGGACCGGTGACGTCGTGCTCGCCGGCACGGACATCCCGGCAGCGACCACGAGCGCGCCGGGTGCGATGTCAGCGGCGGACAAGGCGAAACTCAACGGCCTCGGCACCGAGTCGATCGTTAGCGCGCTCAGCCCTGCGGGATGGAACGTTGGCGGGTCCATTTTCGTCGAGCCACTCGCTGGCGAAACGAAGATCACGATCGCGCTGGTGCCGAAGTACACGGGCGCGAACGTAACCATCACCACCACCGCGTACACGTCGATGGGAACCGTGCTGCCATCGGCGGCGATGAGCTCTACCGCGGACTCCCCCTACGTTCTCACTCAGGTCGTCGGGGCCGGCTTGAACAACCAGGCCATCGCGTTCGTGAACCTAGCTACCGGGGCCGCTTCTATCCGCGCAGTCGGGGCGAACTTCACCCTCGCATCCGGCGCACTGTTCACCATCTCGTACACCTACAAACGCTAAGGATCCACATCATGGCCCAAGCAATGGTCTCCATCACTCTCGAAGGCAAGCGCATCGACCTCAACGGCGACATCCCTGACGACATCGCCACCAGCATCGTCAAGCAGATCACCGCACTGCTCGTCGGCATCCAGGAGGTCCCGTGACCCTCCCCCACCGACAACCCATCAGGAGAGGGAGGTAGGAGCGTGTGGAGTCCTGGGGACCGACACTCACCGCAGTGGGTGCACTGCTGGCCGTCCTCGGTGGCGGCATCCGTTACCTCATCGGCCGGTCAGACAAGAAGCGCGAGAAGCGGGAGGCGTCTGTGGAAGAGCTACTGAGAGAGCGCATCGAAGCCCTCGAGGCCGAGTTGAAGGAAGCGAAACTCGTCAAGCGCGCAGCCGGTAAGTGGCGTGAACAGCTCATCGCCGCCGGTATCGAACCGGACCCGAAAGACTGGCCGGAAGGAGTGTCATGAGCCAGCTCGAAGACAACGAGAGGCGGCTGGCCGTCGCGCAGGAGGCCGTGGACAAGTCACGCCGGGCGGACAAGCGCACGAAGTCCCTGCTCCTGCTCTCGTCCTGTCTGCTCGCGTTCTTGGTGGTGGTGTGCGGGATCCTGGCATGGCAGAACGGCAACTACGCCGCCCAGGCCGCCGACGCCGCACAAGCTCAGGCAGCCGAGAAGAAATCGTTGGCGGAGCAGGTCGCCGCCGCGTGCGCGAAGGACGACTTCAAGTCCAGTCCACAGGGGAAGCAGGTCTGCCAGCGAGCCGACCAGGTCGCCAAGGACACCGCGGCCGTCCCGGGAAGCAAGGGGGACCAAGGCATCCCGGGAGTTGACGGGCGAGATGGTGCCCCGGGCCGTGACGGCCGGGATGGGAGCCCGGGAGCGTCCGGCGCGCCGGGTGCTGCTGGAGCGCCGGGGAGTGCCGGAGAACCTGGAATCCCCGGGGCCCCAGGCGTGGCGGGAAGCGCTGGCCAGCCAGGAATCCCGGGAGAGAAGGGCGACCCAGGAGTGCCGGGCCCGAAGGGCGACCCCGGAGCGCCGGGCATGCCGGGCCGGGACGGCAAGGATGGTTCCCCGCCGAGCAGCTGGAACTTCACTCAGGACGGGGTCACCTACACGTGCACCCCGCAGCCGCCCGGATCCACCACCTACACCTGCACAGCATCAACCCCGACCCCGAGCCCGTCCCCGTGACGGGCTCGCCCTACATCTGAGGAGGCTCAGTGCCGAACATGGCCATCGCCTATCATCGGCCGAACAGATCCCTCGTCACGCTCCGTGATGAGGTCTACAAGCGGTACGACTACACCCCGGCCCGTGCAAGCGAGTTCGTCACTGGCTACATGTCGCCCACCAACTTCACGGGCCACAACGCCGACTCCAATGGAATCGTGCATGCCATTGACATCTTCACCGATGACAATGGGAACCTCCCCGAAGCGGAGGGACGTGAGCTCGCAGAGCAGCTACGCGCCATCGGCCGCGCCACCGGCCGGTTCTCCTACCTCATCCACGACATGAACCCGACACCCGGGCAGACCACACCTCTGATCGCCGGAGCATTCTCGAACTGGGAGTGGCAACCCTACACAGGCGAATCCCCGCACTCCGATCACATCCACGTATCCACCGTGGACCTCTACTGGGGCGACCCAGTCAACTTCCCCGCCGACGTCTACGACAGCACCGAACCGTGGGGCATCGCAGGAATCACCAACGCTGGCGGCGCAGTCCGCCCCATTGAAACGAAGGACTGGTTCGACATGGCAACCTCCAAAGACCTCGACTCCGCCGTAGAGAAGGGCCTGGCGAAGTACCTCGGCCCCATCAGCACCGCGAGCGGCGACGTGAGCGTCCGCCAGATGATCGCTGATGGCACGCGCGCCGCTCAGACCGCCCGCGACAACACCGGCCCGATCACTCGCGGCGGCCGCCCAATTTCTCTGCGGCAGGAAATCGCAGACACGAAGACCGGCAACATCGCTCTCCAAGGCCAAATCGCTGGGCTACTCGCAGCGTTCAAGGCCGCAACTACCGGCCAGAACATCGATCTCAGTGCCGTTCAGGCCGCCGCCAAAGCCGGAGCCGAGGAAGCCCTCAAATCCGGCGTCGACGTCAACGTCACAGTAGGAGGAACCGATGCCTGATCACCGCGCAGCAACTCAGACCCGCTACCCGTGGCGGGCGGTAGCCCGAACCGCCCTCGCCGTCGGGCTCCCACTCATCGCAGGGGCACCGCTCATCTATCAGGCAGCCACCCTCCACGACCCGGCCGCAGCGACAGGCCTCGCCGCGGCCGTCCTCGGAGTCGCCGGAGCCATCACCCGCGTCATGGCACTCCCACTGGTCAACGACTTCCTCACCAAGATCGGCCTCGGAGCCGAACCAAAAAGCCCAGCATGACAAAGCGCCCCCACCACCTCGCTATGAGGTGGTGGGGGCGCTATCGGTGTTTAACAGGCCAAGTTGGCGCTCCGATCAGAGTCCAGCCTTGGTCGCTCCGTAAGCAGCCTGCTCCTGGGTGAAGCCTTCGAACACGAGCTGGTCAATCAGGCTACCCCGGGAGAACGAGGTGGTGTCCAAGTACTGCTTGGCCTTGGCGGCGGCCTGGGCATTCCAATCAACCTTGATGTGGTCAACCGCCCACGTTGCATCAGCGGCAGGGAACTTCTCAAACTGAAGCTGCTTGATCAGGCCGGAACGGGAGAAAGCAGTGAACGAGAGGTAGTTCTCCGCCTTGGCCTTCGCGTTCTGCTGGCCGACCGTGCCACGATTCGCGGCCTCTTCCGCAGCGGCCTTAGCATCAGCAGCAGCCTGCGCCTTAGCCTCGGCCGAAGCCTTCGCGGACGCGGAAGATTCCGCTGCCGCCGCAGCCGGGTCAACCGTCTTCTCTACCACAGGAGCATCCGTCGAAACGGCGGGAACATCAGACAGGGACGATACCTTGGAACCGGCATTCGCACCGTTCACGGCGCTACTGATGCCACCGATGAGGATCACCACCACAGAGATGATGATCGCGATGAGCTTGTGCTTCTCGTAGCCCTCAAGCTTCAGACCCTGCTTATCGGTCTGCTTGTTCGCCAAGACCAAGATGAGGTCGATCAACGCCCAGATGCCGAAGCCACCGAGTGTGATGAGCTTCAGGATGCCGGTGCCGATCTTGCCCAGGTAGAACCGGTCAATGCCGAGCCCACCCAGCAAGAGCGAGAGCAGCCAGGTCACAAGGAAGGACTTCTGCCCGACCTGCGGCTGAGCCTGGTACGGAACCTGCTGCTGGGCATACGGAGGGGGCGTTTGGGGGTACGTCATAATAGATCCTTCAAAGAGGTTGAGTGGTGGTAGCTGGACTTCCCTAACCAGCTGTCCTGAAATCATAACCTCGCGGCGGTCGTGCGAAGAGCCGTATGAAGATAAAGCCAGCATGCCTCAGCACATCCCAGCGTCCCCCAGCTTGCCGTAATGCGTATGGCTACACGAATGGCTACACCTGACCCGCGAGCGCACGCCCAGACGGGGGCATTGCGAGTCAGATTCCGGGCACAAAAAAGCCCCGCCATGCTGCCAAAACTCGCGGAATCACGGGGAAAAGAAGAAGCCCTCGCCATGTAGAAGCTAGGCGAGGGTTTCAGTGGCTCCGACCGGCGTCGATCCGGTGACCTTTCGATTTTCAGTCGAACGCTCTACCAACTGAGCTACAGAGCCTCGGTGACTTGTCACCATGATCGCCGGATAACTCCAGCCATCAAAGCGACCCTGACGGGACTTGAACCCGCGACCTCCGCCGTGACAGGGCGGCGCGCTAACCAACTGCGCTACAGGGCCTTGGTGGTATTTCTACCGTTGTTTTCACCGGAATCGCTCCCGGCTCACAAGATTTCATCTTAGCAGATCTTTCGATCCGCTTTCAAATCGCATCTCATGCGTACCCCCAACGGGATTCGAACCCGTGCCGCCGCCGTGAAAGGGCGGTGTCCTAGGCCGCTAGACGATGGGGGCCTTGACACACCTGCTCAGTTCCCGGCTGCTGCCGCGTTCCTCGCGAAGTGGACCAGTAAAACTTTAGAGCATGGTCCGGGAATTTCCAAAATGCGGTCCGTCGCCCCGGAAACGCCGCAGACGGCTACCGTGGAGGGCATGGACAGCAGACCGGAACCGGCCTCTTCGCGACCGCTCCCCCGCGGCCTGCCCATCCGCATCTGGCCGCCCGGACCGCGGTGCACGCTGCGCGGTGAGCCCGGTTTCGAACACCTCGAGCGCACGGAAGCCGCCACGCTCAGCCTCGACGAGTTCCAGGCCCTCGCGCAGCAGGCTCTCGAAGACCTCCCGCCCGAAATCTCCCGGCACATGGACAACGTCATGCTCTTCATCGAGGACGACGGCATCGATGCGGCCACCGGCGAACCCCTGCTCGGCCTCTACGAAGGCACTCCCCTCACGGAGCGGGGCGAGGGCTGGGCCGCAGGTTCGCTCCCCGACCGTATCTCGCTCTACCGGCGCCCCATCCTCGAGATCTGCGCCAGCCGCTCGGAGGTCCTGTTCGAGATCCAGGTGACCGTGATCCACGAGATCGCCCACCACTTCGGCGTGGACGACGCCCGCCTTCACGAGCTCGGCTGGGGCTGATCCGGCCGACGTCGGGCGCCTCCCGCGAACGCCTCACACGCACCTTCCGTGACCGCCTCCCGCAGCCGCCCGGAACCCCCCAAAATCCGCGCCAGCACTGCGAATGAGTCGCATTCCGGACATGCATTCCGGGCCCTCCGAAGCTAGCCTGAACAGCATGGGCCACAACCACGATCACACTCAGGGAATGACCGGCACCGGCAAGCACCGGAAGCGCCTGATCATCGTCCTTTCCATCACGCTCAGCGTCGTCGTCATCCAGGTGGCCGGCGCGGCCCTCTCGGGTTCGCTGGCACTGCTGGCCGACGCCGGGCACATGCTCTCGGATGCGGCAGGCGTGTTCATCGCGCTCCTCGCCTCCTGGATCGCCACGCGACCGGCCACGGATCAGCGGACCTACGGCTATCAGCGCGCCGAGATCCTGGCCGCTCTGGCCAATGCCCTGATTCTGATCGTGATCGCGGTCATCATCGCCCTGGAGGCCTTCCGCCGCTTCGGCGAGACTCCGGAGATCCGGACGGACACCATGCTGATCGCCGCGATCATCGGCGCGGTGGCCAACGGCGTCTCGCTCCTGATCCTGCGGGGCGGGCAAGAGGAGAGCCTGAATCTGCGCGGCGCCTACCTCGAGGTGCTGGGCGATCTGCTCGGGTCCCTGGCCGTCATCGCGGCGGCACTCGTCATCATGTTCACAGGATTCACCGCGGCCGACCCCATCGCCTCGATCCTGATCGCGTTCATGATCCTGCCGAGGGCCTGGAGCCTGCTCAAGGACGTCGTGGACGTGCTGTTGGAGGCCACCCCGAAGGGCGTCGACGTCGGCATGATCCGTGAGCACATCCTCGCCGTGGAGGGCGTGCAGTCAGTCCACGACATCCACATCTGGACCATCACCTCGGGCGTCCCGGTGTTCTCCGCTCATGTCGTGGTCGATGACCACGCTCTCAGCCCCGAATCCGCCGACAGGATCCTGGACCGCATGCAGCGCTGCCTCGGCTCGCACTTCGACACCGAGCACTGCACCTTCCAGCTGGAGCCGGCGTCCCACCAGGCTCACGAAGCCCACCAGCACGCCTGAGAACCCGGGCCCTCCGGACCGCGGAGTAGGCGCCTCCGACGGCGGGATTTCGCGCGACACGCCGTGTGATCAGCGGCGAAATGACAGTGATGTTGTTTATGTTGATGGTGGGACCAATGTTGCCAATGTTACTTTTGAGGCCGTACTCTCGGTAGGGCTGGGTGTTCTCCCAGCGGTCTCGAGGCAGGTGTACATGGCAGTGGCGAAGCGCAGGAAATACGCAGCGATCCTTTACTCCTCCGCCCTGAGCGCGAGCGTTCTGCTCGGCTCCGGCGGCATTCCCGGCGCCGTGGCCGCGCCCCTTCCGGCGTCGCCGGTCACCGTTCCGGCCGACCAGTCCGACACCATTCCCAGCGAGTCGGAGATCGCCGCCGCGAAGAAGAACGAGAGCAGCGCGAAAGCGACCCAGGCGCGCCTGGAAGGTCTCATCGGAACCCTCGCGGACCGCCAGTCGAGCGCCATCACCGCGAGCATGCGCGCCAACGACTCCTACACGAACGCCCTGCTGACCCTTAAGGCCAAGCAGGACGCCGCCGCGGCCGCCAAGGCCAAGGCCGCTGCCGCCAAGGATCAGGCGGCCAAGAGCCGCAAGGATCTCGGCACGCTCGCCAGCTCCATCTACAAGACCGGCGGCGTGAACCCGGCCGTGGAAGGCGTCCTGAACGGCGACGACGGCGATCTCCTGGGCCGAGCGACCACGCTCGACGCCATCAGCCAGAAGCAGAGCGAGACGTTCAACAAGGCCATCGCGTCCGGCCAGGCCAACTCGGCCTTGTCCGCCGATGCGGCGGCCGCGCAGAAGGCCGCCGACGACGCCGCACGTGACGCCGACCAGGCCCGCGCCGCCGCGGAGTCGGCTCAGACCTCCGCCACTCAGGCACTCCAGAGCGCATCCAAGGACCGCGAGAAGGTCATCGCCCAGCTCGCGTCCCTGCGCAACACCACGGTGGCCCTGGAGACGCAGCGTGTCCAGGGGCTCGAGCAGCAGCGCGCCGCGGCGGCACTGAAGGCCCTCCAGGAACGCGCCGCGCAGCAGCCGGTCCCGTCCCCGCAGCCCCCGGCGCAGGGTGGGGACTCGGGCGGCGCCACCGACGGCGGTTCCACCGGAGGGGGCTCCACCGGCGGCGGCCAGCCGTCGCAGCCGCAGCCTCCGGTCGTGCAGCCCCCTGTGGTCCAGCCGCCGGTCGTGCAGCCTCCCGTCGTCACGCCTCCGGCTCCCCGTCCGCCGGTGGTCCAGCCGCCCGCGCCGCAGCCACCGGCTCCTCAGCCGCCGGCTCCTCAGCCCCCCGCGCCGAAGCCTCCCGTGGTCACCCCGCCCGCCCCGTCGCCCGGCGGCAGCGCGGCTCAGACCGCGATCAACTTCGCGATGTCCAAGGTGGGCGGCCCGTACGTCTGGGGCGGCAATGGCCCGGTGGGCTACGACTGCTCCGGCTTGACGAGTGCTGCCTTCGCCGCTGCCGGCGTCTACATGCCGCGCACGGCGACTCCGCAGTATTTCTCCGCTCCTCAGTACATCCCCATGGGGCAGTGGCAGCCCGGCGACCTCATCTTCTGGGGCGACGGCAGCTACTTCTACCACGTGGGCATCTACATCGGCGGCGGCCAGGTGGTCAACGCCCTGAACCCCGGTTCCGGCATCACCGTGTCCCGCATCGACTGGATGATCGGCATGCAGCTCTGGCCGACCGCGGCCCGGTACTGGTGACCGGATCAGGCCCGATCTGACCAGCGTCCGCCCCCAGCGGTGACGACGAAGGCCCGGCCTGTCCCGTGGAGATCCACGGGACAGGCCGGGCCTTCGTCATGCCTGCGGTTCTCGAAGCCCGCGGAGGTCAGCCGCCCAGCACCGGGCCGAAACTGGCGCGGTCGGCGAGCCGCGGATCCTCCCGGTCCGGCACCACCATGACCGGTCCCTGGGCGTGATGCAGGACGCCGTCCGAGGTGGAGCCCAGCAGCATGCCGGCGAATCCGCCGCGACCGCGCGTGCCCACCACCACGAGCTCGGAGTCCCGGCTGGCGTCCACGAGGACCTCCACGGGCGAGCCGTCGACGAGGCGTGTGGTGATCTCGAGTTCCGGGAAGTGGCTCTTGAGCCAGAGGACGCCGGCGTCGAGCTGGACCTGGATGTCCGCAAAGATCGCCTCCCGGTCCATAGCCGCGGGGACCCAGGCCAGGCTGCCGCTGTACTGCGGCACGGCGCACAGGATCTGCAGTTCGACGCCGAGCCGCTGAGCCTGGGCCGCGGCCTCCAGCACGGCGACCCTGGCCTGGTCGGAGCCGTCCGCGCCGACGACGACGCGGGGCTTCACAGGCTCCAGAGGGTTCTTGGCCAGCTCGGCCTTCAGGTGCTTGTCCGTCACGTCCTGACCGAAGCGGCCGGCGCAGATCATGGGCACCACGACCGTGGGGCAGCTCGCATGCGCGGGCAGCGCCGAACTCACCGAGCCGAGCAGACGTCCGACGAAGCCGCCCCGTCCCCGGCTGCCGACCACGAGCAGATCCGCCTCCCGCCCGAGTTCCAGCAGCACGCCCGAAGCGTCGCCGTTCTCCACGGACGCGTCGACGTCGATGTCGTAGTCCTTGATGCGCTCCAGCGCATCCTTCAGGACGCTCTCCGCACCCTCCCTTATGACGGAGTCGTCGACGGCGG of Arthrobacter woluwensis contains these proteins:
- a CDS encoding Ltp family lipoprotein; this translates as MTYPQTPPPYAQQQVPYQAQPQVGQKSFLVTWLLSLLLGGLGIDRFYLGKIGTGILKLITLGGFGIWALIDLILVLANKQTDKQGLKLEGYEKHKLIAIIISVVVILIGGISSAVNGANAGSKVSSLSDVPAVSTDAPVVEKTVDPAAAAAESSASAKASAEAKAQAAADAKAAAEEAANRGTVGQQNAKAKAENYLSFTAFSRSGLIKQLQFEKFPAADATWAVDHIKVDWNAQAAAKAKQYLDTTSFSRGSLIDQLVFEGFTQEQAAYGATKAGL
- a CDS encoding universal stress protein; translated protein: MSTDTPETAPQGIHGGVIVGVDGSEHGQCALSWAAREAERRRTTLHLITAYSVPIYAASGLDGGYAAVDDSVIREGAESVLKDALERIKDYDIDVDASVENGDASGVLLELGREADLLVVGSRGRGGFVGRLLGSVSSALPAHASCPTVVVPMICAGRFGQDVTDKHLKAELAKNPLEPVKPRVVVGADGSDQARVAVLEAAAQAQRLGVELQILCAVPQYSGSLAWVPAAMDREAIFADIQVQLDAGVLWLKSHFPELEITTRLVDGSPVEVLVDASRDSELVVVGTRGRGGFAGMLLGSTSDGVLHHAQGPVMVVPDREDPRLADRASFGPVLGG
- a CDS encoding cation diffusion facilitator family transporter, whose protein sequence is MGHNHDHTQGMTGTGKHRKRLIIVLSITLSVVVIQVAGAALSGSLALLADAGHMLSDAAGVFIALLASWIATRPATDQRTYGYQRAEILAALANALILIVIAVIIALEAFRRFGETPEIRTDTMLIAAIIGAVANGVSLLILRGGQEESLNLRGAYLEVLGDLLGSLAVIAAALVIMFTGFTAADPIASILIAFMILPRAWSLLKDVVDVLLEATPKGVDVGMIREHILAVEGVQSVHDIHIWTITSGVPVFSAHVVVDDHALSPESADRILDRMQRCLGSHFDTEHCTFQLEPASHQAHEAHQHA
- a CDS encoding metallopeptidase family protein, encoding MDSRPEPASSRPLPRGLPIRIWPPGPRCTLRGEPGFEHLERTEAATLSLDEFQALAQQALEDLPPEISRHMDNVMLFIEDDGIDAATGEPLLGLYEGTPLTERGEGWAAGSLPDRISLYRRPILEICASRSEVLFEIQVTVIHEIAHHFGVDDARLHELGWG
- a CDS encoding collagen-like protein; translation: MSQLEDNERRLAVAQEAVDKSRRADKRTKSLLLLSSCLLAFLVVVCGILAWQNGNYAAQAADAAQAQAAEKKSLAEQVAAACAKDDFKSSPQGKQVCQRADQVAKDTAAVPGSKGDQGIPGVDGRDGAPGRDGRDGSPGASGAPGAAGAPGSAGEPGIPGAPGVAGSAGQPGIPGEKGDPGVPGPKGDPGAPGMPGRDGKDGSPPSSWNFTQDGVTYTCTPQPPGSTTYTCTASTPTPSPSP
- a CDS encoding C40 family peptidase, whose amino-acid sequence is MAVAKRRKYAAILYSSALSASVLLGSGGIPGAVAAPLPASPVTVPADQSDTIPSESEIAAAKKNESSAKATQARLEGLIGTLADRQSSAITASMRANDSYTNALLTLKAKQDAAAAAKAKAAAAKDQAAKSRKDLGTLASSIYKTGGVNPAVEGVLNGDDGDLLGRATTLDAISQKQSETFNKAIASGQANSALSADAAAAQKAADDAARDADQARAAAESAQTSATQALQSASKDREKVIAQLASLRNTTVALETQRVQGLEQQRAAAALKALQERAAQQPVPSPQPPAQGGDSGGATDGGSTGGGSTGGGQPSQPQPPVVQPPVVQPPVVQPPVVTPPAPRPPVVQPPAPQPPAPQPPAPQPPAPKPPVVTPPAPSPGGSAAQTAINFAMSKVGGPYVWGGNGPVGYDCSGLTSAAFAAAGVYMPRTATPQYFSAPQYIPMGQWQPGDLIFWGDGSYFYHVGIYIGGGQVVNALNPGSGITVSRIDWMIGMQLWPTAARYW